The genomic DNA GTTTTGGAGGAGAAACGGAAGGATGTGGACAGCTTTGCATTCACATCACTGGGGTTTCAGCAGCATGGGTTGGCACTGGCCTTATTACCGCCAAGGTTAAGCTGCACATCTGAGTCTGACATTTTGGGGAAATTTTCTGTAACACTCTCTATTCTCGTCTTAAACAGAGTTCAAGTCCAAGTTTGAGGTGGAGAGAAAGGATACGGACGGCTACAACACTTCAGCCACATCCCAGCAGCACCCATCCTCTCTGCTGGCCCTTCCTGCACCTCAGCaccccttctcctcctcctcctcctcatccacgGGACCCCAAGGACCTGGAGTTCCTATCGTAACCTCCGCTCACCTGCCCGACAGCACTACAGACAGCTGGTCTAGTTACTACAACGCTCAGAGACAAGATGGCGTCAGCAAGCCCTTCAGCAACAAGAGCGCTCCGCTAAAGCAGCGCTGCAGGGATTATGACGGTAGGATGAAGAGGAGGGCttcctgtttgctcccattttctCTCTGAGCTAAGATGTTAAGGTTGAGCATCGTCTTGCAGCTAAAAACACGACCACAGCTAAGTTTTCCTGTGAGGGTTTAGCTCCTTGTTGGGACTCTTCACTAATGACCGCTGTTTAGCACTCTGTCCCACGTCCCCAGTGAGAGGCCGCCATCGACTCAAACACCAGAGAGTTTAAACTTATCCCACCGTCCCTGAAGCACACAGTGCTCAAACATCCACTAGAGACTCTGTGTGCTAATGAGACTGTGGGGTAAATACATGAGCTGCCTCGCTTTGATCTTCCATTTTATTTCTCCTTCATTTTCCTCTCAGTTGGTTTTATGAAtggttttaatgttttcatgaagcTTATTAAAGTCTGGCCGTGTGGTCAGGTGTTGGCTTTGCAGCAAaataacacttttgtttttgtttttccgcCCAAACAGAAAAAGGATTTTGTGTCCGTGGTGATCTTTGCCTATTCGACCATGGAAACGACCCCCTCATCGTCGATGATGTCACGCTGCCCAATATGATCCCCTTTCCGCCCCCGCCCATTGTGCCCCCTGCTGGTTTGCCCATGCCTCTGATCACCGAGCCACCCCCCACCCTCAGGATACCGCCGATGCCTCCATATGGGCAGCCGCCACCGCCGGGGGTCTTCCCAATGACTGGTGAGTACCACTGCCATCCCCATGTGACATATTCACTCAGTCAGTGGCCTGTTTTGATCTCATTTAGAAGTTCACCAAtaggtttttgttgttttcttttacatTTTACACAGTATTCAGTATGACTGGCTTAATCAGAGATCTACCATGATAGTTTGGGGGTATTTTTGGCCTTTGCCATCTAAACCAGAATTAGGGTTTCGCTACAATCAGCTGATTCATCCATCTTCCTGGATTTATTCAAGTTACCCAAGATTTTAACGTGCACCTAAAAGAGCGACACGACAATGTGACCTATAAAAAACACTTTAACGCAGCCTGTTTGGATTGATTTGCTTTTTAGGTTAATTAACATTGACCTgcttgtgtgtgttgtttgtaACCACGTGATGTGTAGACTGTCCAAGCCCACCTCCAGAACACAATAAGCTGAATCAGCCACACTAgttaatagggttgtcacggtgtgaaaatttaacctcacggttattgtgaccaaaattatcacggtttttggtattttttttaaacgtgttacattttcagacaactaagtaaaccctgtatatcaggaaaatattgtcctcagtttgtgtctaaatttagccaaaaatttgttattttgtaattatgttgtttatttgtttacatatttcccctttagtctttaaaatatcaatatttgcccataacttcttattttttgtctgtttgatgtcatcattttaaaaatattaggtcagatgatactcagtactcaagtagccttctaatcagatactttttacccttacttgagtaataaaccctatatcaggaaaatattgtcctcggtttgtgtccttccagtgagctttgcagatgtgggaaaatgtcatcaggcagtaatcattgttaaattcataattattctcggagagaggccaactcttatctgcccctgggagccccgtaatgcatagcgtcatttcaacatgggggtgtccgcgacacggtttatatgcaggtagcggcgctgcggctgctttatatagcgactctttgcattctccctcaacccaaatcctcggatcacgcattttagctaaaacgctaacgttagcttgccttgcgttgactgtaaagttgtgggtgatggtcacgcaaatgtgtcatgagatttgaagcgttgctgcctttcacagacactttttctgcacgtgctgcaaacaggatagccgtcttctatcaactgtccctcggcattcttcaaatatccaaaagatgcccgtacttcccactttgtcttctttgagggataataaatgtcctcctgagcactgccgtctcctcctttggccattatttcagctttagcttcaagaaagttttggttgtaaacatcaaagtgcgcatgtgccgccggcaacttcagcagatgatacggtggctggtaagggtcaccgcgcctccaccgcagccacggtaatccacagagataatatatattttttaaaacaagacggttattatttttgtcagcttttttttaccggggtttaccgctacaccggttactgtgACGATCCTACTAGTTAAAGAAGGACATTGGCTTTTGAAACTCCTTCTGGATCTCCGCTTGAGTCTTTTCTGATATTTCAAATTGAGCTGGGTGTTTGGTGGTAATTTTACAGAAGATGACATAATCTCCTTGGATGTTTAGTATTCATCTGTATATGATATGTGTATAAACCTCTGATTTTGACTCGgatccttattttgtgttttgctgATGGATCTCTGAGCAGTTGGTTAATGTTCTGTTTGACTTGCCCCGGCTTTCCAGTGGATGTGTAAGCAGCGCGTAACATCTGCAAAGCCACTAATATCCACCATTACAGTTGGTGTTAGTTAGCAAGCTGAATAAATGCACAAATTTCCTGGAGCAAGCGGGGGAATAAAGTGCTAGTACTAGCGCCGATGACACCCATCAATCAAAAAGACACAGCCCTAATAATTCATGTTTTTAAGCTTTAATTGTATTTTAATTGGAAGAGTTACAAAAATCCTGGTAGGGTCACactaaagactttaaaaatgcgaCCCGgtgtctccctgcttgacactcggctTTAAGGGGTTGTTCCCGAGCGcatccactgctgcagctcaccgcttcccTCGGACATGTAATTTGACCagagtgtgatgactaatgggacttttaacTTTGTCATTTAAAGCCACATGCAGCATTTCTGATTGCTCACTACCTGTGATGTTTCCTTGATAGaggtaaaaacagaaaataaactagAGGATGACAGATATgtttttttaaggccgatgccgatttttaaagaattttgttgccgatggcTGATATCTAAATCAGAAAATATCTAAAATAGCTAAATTAAGGCCAATATTTATACGTTTGGagtccttcgggtcctttcttcagtctagtagtggattaaaaaaatatacatacatatatatgtatatacatatatatatatatatatgtgtgtgtgtgtgtatatatatatatatatatatatatatatatatacatacaatatataatgtgtgtgtgtgtgtgtgtgtgtgtgtgtacacatatatatatacacacacacacacacacacaggcagtgcAGAATtaataggcaagttgtatttttgaggaataattttattattgtacaacaaccatgttctcagtgAACCCAAAAAACTTGCAGCATTCAACCAgttatatcggtcggcctctaaaaaaaaccacagaccttttggaCACATGCTGCATAGGTTATTTCCCGTATTCAGTCTCAAGTAACAGGTAAAAGTAGCTGTAGCTAAATTTGTAGCAGATTTTTTTTCACTGATCTTCAAATACTACAGATTATTACAGAATATcccattatttatttttaacagcaCCCATAGTTTACTTTAATTTTGTGACTGACACATTCAAATACAAGAGCTAGTCGGACGATCCCTGTTAAACTAACCTGGATGGATTCAACTCCAAAGTGGATCTCTGTTGTCTTACAACATCTATAATCTACATTTTACAGCGAGTCATGAGAAAAGTATTTAAAAACCTTTTCACCTCTGAGTTTTACACCAAACAAATTTTTTTGGCAGGAACATTGAGAAACCTGTTGATTGACCCTCAGATACACAGGAAGTGCTTCATTTAGCTGCTGCTGGTGACATTTATTCTTGTAGTCTGTATGTGGAACTGATGACTGTTAAAAATGTAGAAGCAAAGCACATAATCTATTTTGGAAAATGTTATTTCTCTAAACTCTGTTCGTTCAGAAAGCAGTTAAATTATTATTTACCTTTATTTTTCTCAAGAAATGCTTGTAAAAATGGTGTGAATGTCCCTTTAATCATTGCATGATTGAACATGTTGACCCTTGCAGTCTGTAGAAGGAAAACACGTTAAAACAAAGATGGCTGTCAAAAATGAGACATTAGCTTGGACTTGTGTCTCCCTCAGGACCCCCACTGATAGCTACCAGTGGGATTGAAACCCCCAACCACCAATCTGCAAtcacttcttctcctcctctcgGACCACCTGGCGTAGGGCTGCCACCCACTCTTccgcctcctccccctcctcctcctcctcctcctcagcctcCTTCTTCGTCCTCATCTGTGTCTCTTCGCCCCCAATATGTCCAGTCTGAATGTAAGCGGAAGTGCTTTTCCCGTACAGATTggggttttgttttcttttcctttttttgggttttttttttctctcacctGTTGACGTTATTTCTTCAGGGTGCAGTAATACTTCCAGGCCACACGGTGGTGCTGTTCTTTTaagttaaaatacaactttacctGTGAGGGTTAAGTGTGAACACTTCTTTACGTTGTGTGGAGCTTTTGTCCTGAGATCCTTCCCTTTAAAAAATCTGgttttgcagattttttttgtatattttgtaTTTTTCTCTGCATCTCTGTTTAATAATTCCTTTGGATTCTGTCTCACAATTGTTCACTTATATTATTTCATTTCTGTGGAATCTGGGTAAATTCACACCTTCTACGCATTTGTAAattaaaatatttcatttctgtttctttttcggtacattttaaacttgtttaaaatgaCATCAAGTTCTTACaatctttttaattatttttgtttttttttctccataatTTGCATGTTTTTTACTTTAGATACCTATGATCCAGAAGGCTACAACCCAGAGTCTCCGGGCCTGACGGCAGCAGCCCGTAACTCCTACCGTCAGTTCATCCCTCGGGTTCAGACCCAGCGCTCCAACCTCATCGGCCGCGAGGCAGGACAAGGACAGGGGCCCAGAGGCAGGTTACTCTCATTTAGATGGAGGAAATAAATATGTACTCTCGATGATGAGTCTAATAAATTCTATTTTAATGTTTAGCTGCCAACATCGTAATCCAGACAGAACCTGCAGCTGTTCCTGCCGTACCCGGCAATAACGTGCCACGTTTTAACGTGGAGATGGACAACAGAAAGAGGACGATGGGACCTGGGGCAGCTGAGGGACCTGCTGCTAAAAAACCGTGGATGGAAAAGTAAGATcatgcaaaacaaaaaaataatcagATTCCCACAAAAGTATTTGTGTATTCTGCAGAAAAGTTCTTGTTTTGTGTAAATAATTGAAACTAACTCATGTTTTCTGTTGTTTTCAGGCCGAACTTCATCAATCAGGATAAGGGCGTTTTTCCAAAGAGAAATTACTACATGAACACAAAGTTAGAGGTGCGCAAGATTCCACGCGACCTCAACAACATCACCAAGCTCAATGAGCACTTTAGCAAGTTTGGAACCATTGTCAATATTCAGGTACGGGTGTCGTGCttcctgaaggaaccgttttgatgATGACAGAGCAGACAGAACGTAACAAAGGTGCTCTGCTCTCCATCCAGGTGGTGTTTGGCGGAGACCCAGAGGCGGCACTGATCCAGTACACAAAGAATGAGGAGGCCAGAAGAGCTATTTCCAGCATCGAGGCCGTCCTCAATAACCGCTTCATTCGTGTGTACTGGCACCGCGAGCCCAGCATTAACATTGCAGGTGTTCAGGAGCAGGGCTCGGGTAGTCAGGGGGGCGGAGCGGCACCGAGCCCAGGACTCCAACACGGCAATATGCACAAGGTTAGCCTAAAGAACCAAAACATACACCGGTCATTCTGTTGTTTGCTTACTcacctttttcttcttctctatTTGCCTTTTGATGTTGCCACAGGGGATCAAGCAGCACAACCCAGCAGCTTACGTGCTGAACAAAACCGTACCCAAACACCACCTGAATGTAACGAAGACAGACGGACTCAATCCCAACTCTGACAATGCCAATGTAtgtttggtttatttatttatttatttttatttatttattttcatttttcttgTCCAGAGTACAGAAaatactgtttttattttattgcaaaGGTGATTACATATAGTCGGCAGTACTCTGGGTATGATCTAATGTTTTACtttgtgaagggccttgagacagctcttgttgtgatttgatgCTATATAAACAAACTTAATTAAACTATAACAGTATAAAAAGTAGAAAGCTTCAATTTGGAGGAGAATTTGTCATTTTTCATAGTAACACTAAGCAGTTTGCTGcttctccgccctactggttgaaagtggaattacaactttcataaacaaccctgccgcagcctgttgtagctagtgctaaaaaccaactaacgctaacatgagccaGCTGATTTCAAGTAAGAAGATCCACACTGTTTGACAAAcactattattacttacaagtccagtggtaacaaagccaggtcaccgtcagtctgtgattttgtagcgtcCTCTAGCTTCCAACTAGTGTAGGCCTCAACGATGTTCACTCTagctttagctctttgctttgcttccaaatacattactctcttacttttacttccaggttaTGCCATGGTGCtaacaaaaaagcaaacttctttttttgtTCTTAGTTTGCTTTTATTGAGGGTCAGCAAACTCACAaatctaactgctagcctttatattagctactgGCACAGTAACAGCTGTTGAGCAGGTAGAGAGCCTCCCCTGGGGCACCTACCCATCCTACCAAACTGTTGTGTAATGATTCTGGTCAGCAGAGAGCCGCAGAATGTTGCCCAGGGTGAAATCGCTCACGTTTCTACCTACAGaatcactgaaacccacttttaaACAAAAAGCCTAAAGCATTAAAACTGTCACGTGTTACTTTAAATCTCCTTTTCCACTTATTCGGTTGTTATTTCTGTGTCCTTTACCATAATTGCACCAATTTAGGCTAAATAAGGTCTTAAACACTTAGTTTTAACATTGTTTTATGAGCTTTTTGCAAACTAACGATAAACTTGTTTTTGAGTTTAAGGATTCTTCTGGCTGTAATTTTGTTGTGTTGGTTTCGTCTTTCCTTATTGTGATATCTAGGTGTTGCCTAACACCCAGAAGGGCTCTTACACCTCCACAGCCCTTAAGTCGTcctcaaagagccttgggaaaacggGAAAAGCTCTGGAAGCACAGGAAGCTCTCAAGAAGAAACAGGCACGTTTCTTAATTTACTTGCATCTTCTGGCTGCTACAAGAAACGCAAAGCTGGAGTTTCCTCTACCGACTGCCCTAATGACTTGTGTGATTGTGTTCTTTCCTTTTAGGAAGCTTTAAAACTCCAACAAGACATGAGGAAAAAGAAGCAAGAGATGCTAAAAACGCAGATTGAGTGTCAGAAAGTAAGACGTTCTCTGAGACTTTTGTCCCGATTCTTTGCTTTTACTGTTTTTACACTATTTCTCACTTTTTTTTTGTCTCCAGGCACTGATCAGCCGTCTGGAGAAGAATCGAGGGATGAAGCCAGAGGAGAGGGCTAATATCATGAAAACCCTGAAGGAACTCACGGAGAAGATTACACAACTACAGAACGAAATGAACTCCGCATCTCAGGCCTTGAGCGGCAAAACCAACCACAGCCAGCCCAAAACCAAGACTGACGTAAGTTGGTGTTTATTTATATTCATTTAAGACACTCAAACTGCTGTTTCACCGCTCTGTGTGTGTCTTCTAAATACAGAACAGTCAGATTTTCCTTTTGTTTCCAGGCACAGAAGGAGTTACTGGATGCCGAGCTCGACTTTCACAAGAAGATGAGCTCTGGAGAGGACACGACAGACCTCAAGAGAAAACTGGGGCAGCTGCAGGTAGAGGTAAAACACACTTGAAACACATTTTAACCCTTAATTTGCCCTGAAAAGTTGTTTTTTAAACTACACTAATACGCTTTTGTGACCGAATAAGTACACAAATGAAATGAAATCAGCATTTTACTTGAGAGCTGAAATGGAGGATGTGACACCAGGAAACATATGAGGAAGGTGACCGATACGATTAATATGGCGTCTCTCACTCAGCCAGGGGAGAATTAGTTTGTTGTGAATAAATGAAACTTTTGTTATCTTTAGAAACGACACAAACAAAACGGGCTACTCTGTCACGTGGCTGTGATCAGATCGTAAACATTACAACCTGCTTTTCTTTATAATTGACATAAATTAAAATGAAGTCAGTGCGATTTACCCAAATTCAGGATTAAATGACTACGTTTTCTCGTCAGCCCCTCTGCTTTTAAGCATTTTAAGCTTTTTCCCCACCTGTTTCTTAGCTTGTCCTTTTTTTCCCTTCTCTTTTATCCCAAGTATCCTTAATTAGCTTTTTGTTAAAAATGCATGCACCCTGCCCCTCCTCCCGCCTCCATCCAAGCCCAAACCTCCTTCTGCACATTAAACCGCAGTCACTTAGGCGAGCCCAAAGGAACCGCCGCTAACGAAGCCAAGTCAGACACAAGCCCTTACACTGATGGAGCCCGTCTCATTAAAGTTTGACTGTATGAGGAAATCACAGAATGACAATTAAAGGCAGAAGagaggcggggtgcaggagagtgGCTGAGAGGTTGTTAGCCGAGTAAAAAGTGAGATGTTCCTTTTTAAAAATGGAGGAGGGACAGCTAATGGGGAAGGGACAGAGTGACGGAGCAGCAAATCAAGGCAGGATCTTTCCAGGTCTGGAGCGGAATTTTGACAGATTTTGACCTTTTTTAAGGTCAGATTGAAAATAAAACATATGATCGGTTACTTttctgttgctaggcaacacgtTTGGGTCTGATCCGGCCTCCGGTTGGGCGCGGACGAGGCCGGGGGAAAATCCCGCCGGAACTGGGCTCCGTGCCTGGCGGCCGCGGCAGGAGCCGAAGCCGGGAGATGATGTCTCGTGGTGGGGTTGTTAACCGCATGGTGGTGGACCACAGGCCCAGAGCGCTGACCATATTAGGAGTGGCACAGGAAGAGAAGGAAGAGCTAATGCCACACTTTGTGGTGAGAATattctttttctaattttttatttaaatcctTAAAAGGgttttaatattttcattttattGTAATTTTGTAGAAATTTGGTGAAATTGAAGAACTCCGCGACCAAGACGCCAACAGTGTCATCATGACCTTTAAGACGAGAGGTGAAGCTGAGAATGTAAGTCACATGACTCCAGATCTGCTGCTTCAGTTTTCCTGAATGGCTTTATTCTAATCCTAACCTCTCCTGTTTGATTTTCCAGGCAGCCAATCAGGGAGCTAAGTTCAAAGGTCGTGTTCTGCAGATTTCCTGGTACAAACCCAAGACGCCCTCTGTTACAGCCGAGCCAGAGGACGAAGAGGCTAAAGACGAGGACGGTTCGGTACGGAACACCACACACAAACCTGGCAGATTTGGGACAAACTTTAGTTTTTTACAGTCGCGAGGAGAAGTGACGAAACTTTTAGAAATGTTGGTTTGGTTCATATTTGTAAATTTCTGTCCCATGCTTTTGAATCTTTtactgccggtgtcggtacaggatctgctcggatgCAAGATCGGCGCGgcctaggggttgtatcaactagtcgactagtcaacttcaactagtcgctgtcacgtgataatgacagacaagatgcagtcctcggaaaagacggcAGGTGACGAGtccctgcgcgttgggaggcgatgcactgtgccagagcgtcggtatctgacgcccgccgtaaaaccacataaaacggacatttgaccgaattgtgacctttaccctcttgcaatttaaccttcccctcacccccatcctaaccttaaccagcttgcgcatgcaaagctctgatcgttgacgcgctccagacatctgcgtagggctgctcaattagtcgaattttaatcacgattacgatctgagtattgaacgattataaaaacaaaacaagccgattatttgctcctcccacttgcgctgccctgagttgcaaacgaagcgctcctcccacagtgttgccaacttggcgacttttctagcagcttttcagacccccttcttgactttttaaatcttaaaagtatctagcgaacacctcagaaacatctctggtaacccttagctactttctggataactgtcgttgacaattctgcaggttagctaaacactccgcctgcgctccagaccgttcttcaggacattaggaaagggaatgatgtgtcAGTGATGATGTGTGTAgttatgtgtcagtcgctaaagaaacggctcacggagccggctccttgttggattaaccagagtgagtgacacacaccatacctgcgggctcctgagccgctaaaaacggctaaatgtgcgcgtgctgcgtgctaaacacacgtgcagcttgcccctgattgctgtgagaccgggttggggggtggggggtgcagctgtggttgggacaattattacattaactgatggacctgtaaatagtttataaataaggtagaaatagatagaaataagttcctcacgctgataactaataactaatctctctgaggacacagtgctagtgcactctcctacagcaccttgacacaactcaataaatgttatgcaacattttgtgaacatcaatttatttgcatttatttgttataaatgccactgtataattcttgctgtcagtatttgcaagatattggtatttgggtctgtactggttagacttaaaggagttaaaccaaggtctatagcccttgggtcataaactatgagctataagtatattggtctttttatactgggaatcaggagttattttagtgatcatcttgtttcttatttacttttgtcctgattgtgtcctgagcaattttatgactgaataaaaacaaataaaatcaacataaatagaaaaatcgtcctaaaaaatcctgatctcaatttcagtcacaataatcgtgattattatttttgccataatcgagcagccctacatctgcgtcctgagcacggccacagtaacatcaaattaagtgtcgccacctcaaaaacaaatttaacacgttctcgttcatgtcggctcatttccttttacgttttctgtcttttatttgtgtctgatgcgtttcgctgctgtggagtggagcgcatcacctgttttgttctccggcaATTTCACCTCAggggtgcggccggcgagcagcgagcactccgctgtttttgcggtcggtagatcttttagaactgcagttcaaaggtaactcatgaggtgaatatatatgaacccaggtagcagtttctctttaggattgagaggagatgcaggaagataataaacaggcaggacagaaacatagtcaaataaaaacaagttagtttttgtacctggtggttgcaacaaacagacaccattgaaggtcatcagaagtgaggaacagaaaatgaaataattattttaatgtttagagcagcaggaactctgagaggctgcaggcgcatcagtgagtttgccgcCACtgcgcgtgggggggggggggggggggggggattggtgGGGCTGAAGCAGGGTAaccgtaaagatgcagaaactaccgttgttaaaagagatgtgtttaactttgaaaatgtgggtgcaattttaattgtcaaaaactccaccgatccaacccccccccc from Nothobranchius furzeri strain GRZ-AD chromosome 10, NfurGRZ-RIMD1, whole genome shotgun sequence includes the following:
- the rbm27 gene encoding RNA-binding protein 27 isoform X2, producing the protein MIIENVEALKTWLAKLLEPICDADPSALANYVVALVKKDKPEKELKALCADQLDVFLQKETMGFVDKLFESLTTKNYLGNPAAKESPKEEVKPSAVKTDVVEAETPEEDRENRRRRSPLRARSNFNESRGRDDRRRDERKRRDFERHGKGGGVGDSHRERERHERRRASPRGRSYSKSRSRSRSRSNSQGKSREHRGGREFKSKFEVERKDTDGYNTSATSQQHPSSLLALPAPQHPFSSSSSSSTGPQGPGVPIVTSAHLPDSTTDSWSSYYNAQRQDGVSKPFSNKSAPLKQRCRDYDEKGFCVRGDLCLFDHGNDPLIVDDVTLPNMIPFPPPPIVPPAGLPMPLITEPPPTLRIPPMPPYGQPPPPGVFPMTGPPLIATSGIETPNHQSAITSSPPLGPPGVGLPPTLPPPPPPPPPPPQPPSSSSSVSLRPQYVQSEYTYDPEGYNPESPGLTAAARNSYRQFIPRVQTQRSNLIGREAGQGQGPRAANIVIQTEPAAVPAVPGNNVPRFNVEMDNRKRTMGPGAAEGPAAKKPWMEKPNFINQDKGVFPKRNYYMNTKLEVRKIPRDLNNITKLNEHFSKFGTIVNIQVVFGGDPEAALIQYTKNEEARRAISSIEAVLNNRFIRVYWHREPSINIAGVQEQGSGSQGGGAAPSPGLQHGNMHKGIKQHNPAAYVLNKTVPKHHLNVTKTDGLNPNSDNANVLPNTQKGSYTSTALKSSSKSLGKTGKALEAQEALKKKQEALKLQQDMRKKKQEMLKTQIECQKALISRLEKNRGMKPEERANIMKTLKELTEKITQLQNEMNSASQALSGKTNHSQPKTKTDAQKELLDAELDFHKKMSSGEDTTDLKRKLGQLQVEATRLGLIRPPVGRGRGRGKIPPELGSVPGGRGRSRSREMMSRGGVVNRMVVDHRPRALTILGVAQEEKEELMPHFVKFGEIEELRDQDANSVIMTFKTRGEAENAANQGAKFKGRVLQISWYKPKTPSVTAEPEDEEAKDEDGSKEPSSYLPGEEQRGEEEEEEEDDDEDDEYESRSWRR
- the rbm27 gene encoding RNA-binding protein 27 isoform X1 produces the protein MIIENVEALKTWLAKLLEPICDADPSALANYVVALVKKDKPEKELKALCADQLDVFLQKETMGFVDKLFESLTTKNYLGNPAAKESPKEEVKPSAVKTDVVEAETPEEDRENRRRRSPLRARSNFNESRGRDDRRRDERKRRDFERHGKGGGVGDSHRERERHERRRASPRGRSYSKSRSRSRSRSNSQGKSREHRGGREFKSKFEVERKDTDGYNTSATSQQHPSSLLALPAPQHPFSSSSSSSTGPQGPGVPIVTSAHLPDSTTDSWSSYYNAQRQDGVSKPFSNKSAPLKQRCRDYDEKGFCVRGDLCLFDHGNDPLIVDDVTLPNMIPFPPPPIVPPAGLPMPLITEPPPTLRIPPMPPYGQPPPPGVFPMTGPPLIATSGIETPNHQSAITSSPPLGPPGVGLPPTLPPPPPPPPPPPQPPSSSSSVSLRPQYVQSEYTYDPEGYNPESPGLTAAARNSYRQFIPRVQTQRSNLIGREAGQGQGPRAANIVIQTEPAAVPAVPGNNVPRFNVEMDNRKRTMGPGAAEGPAAKKPWMEKPNFINQDKGVFPKRNYYMNTKLEVRKIPRDLNNITKLNEHFSKFGTIVNIQVVFGGDPEAALIQYTKNEEARRAISSIEAVLNNRFIRVYWHREPSINIAGVQEQGSGSQGGGAAPSPGLQHGNMHKGIKQHNPAAYVLNKTVPKHHLNVTKTDGLNPNSDNANVLPNTQKGSYTSTALKSSSKSLGKTGKALEAQEALKKKQAPLKLQQDMRKKKQEMLKTQIECQKALISRLEKNRGMKPEERANIMKTLKELTEKITQLQNEMNSASQALSGKTNHSQPKTKTDAQKELLDAELDFHKKMSSGEDTTDLKRKLGQLQVEATRLGLIRPPVGRGRGRGKIPPELGSVPGGRGRSRSREMMSRGGVVNRMVVDHRPRALTILGVAQEEKEELMPHFVKFGEIEELRDQDANSVIMTFKTRGEAENAANQGAKFKGRVLQISWYKPKTPSVTAEPEDEEAKDEDGSKEPSSYLPGEEQRGEEEEEEEDDDEDDEYESRSWRR
- the rbm27 gene encoding RNA-binding protein 27 isoform X3, with product MIIENVEALKTWLAKLLEPICDADPSALANYVVALVKKDKPEKELKALCADQLDVFLQKETMGFVDKLFESLTTKNYLGNPAAKESPKEEVKPSAVKTDVVEAETPEEDRENRRRRSPLRARSNFNESRGRDDRRRDERKRRDFERHGKGGGVGDSHRERERHERRRASPRGRSYSKSRSRSRSRSNSQGKSREHRGGREFKSKFEVERKDTDGYNTSATSQQHPSSLLALPAPQHPFSSSSSSSTGPQGPGVPIVTSAHLPDSTTDSWSSYYNAQRQDGVSKPFSNKSAPLKQRCRDYDEKGFCVRGDLCLFDHGNDPLIVDDVTLPNMIPFPPPPIVPPAGLPMPLITEPPPTLRIPPMPPYGQPPPPGVFPMTGPPLIATSGIETPNHQSAITSSPPLGPPGVGLPPTLPPPPPPPPPPPQPPSSSSSVSLRPQYVQSEYTYDPEGYNPESPGLTAAARNSYRQFIPRVQTQRSNLIGREAGQGQGPRAANIVIQTEPAAVPAVPGNNVPRFNVEMDNRKRTMGPGAAEGPAAKKPWMEKPNFINQDKGVFPKRNYYMNTKLEVRKIPRDLNNITKLNEHFSKFGTIVNIQVVFGGDPEAALIQYTKNEEARRAISSIEAVLNNRFIRVYWHREPSINIAGVQEQGSGSQGGGAAPSPGLQHGNMHKGIKQHNPAAYVLNKTVPKHHLNVTKTDGLNPNSDNANVLPNTQKGSYTSTALKSSSKSLGKTGKALEAQEALKKKQAPLKLQQDMRKKKQEMLKTQIECQKALISRLEKNRGMKPEERANIMKTLKELTEKITQLQNEMNSASQALSGKTNHSQPKTKTDAQKELLDAELDFHKKMSSGEDTTDLKRKLGQLQATRLGLIRPPVGRGRGRGKIPPELGSVPGGRGRSRSREMMSRGGVVNRMVVDHRPRALTILGVAQEEKEELMPHFVKFGEIEELRDQDANSVIMTFKTRGEAENAANQGAKFKGRVLQISWYKPKTPSVTAEPEDEEAKDEDGSKEPSSYLPGEEQRGEEEEEEEDDDEDDEYESRSWRR